A DNA window from Selenomonas sp. oral taxon 126 contains the following coding sequences:
- a CDS encoding vWA domain-containing protein, whose amino-acid sequence MKKGLTELVFIVDRSGSMAGLEKDTIGGFNSMLKEQAELAGEARVTTVLFDNQYRLLHDRIDIRAVAPLTEKDYRVGGGTALLDAIGRMMEKIRAVQKQTAEDYRAEKVLFVIITDGE is encoded by the coding sequence ATGAAAAAGGGATTGACGGAGCTGGTGTTTATCGTCGATCGGAGCGGGTCGATGGCGGGGCTCGAAAAGGATACGATCGGCGGGTTCAACTCCATGCTGAAGGAGCAGGCGGAGCTTGCGGGCGAGGCGCGTGTGACGACGGTGCTGTTCGACAATCAGTATCGCCTGCTGCATGACCGCATCGACATCCGTGCGGTTGCGCCGCTGACGGAAAAGGATTATCGTGTGGGCGGCGGCACGGCTCTCCTCGATGCGATCGGGCGCATGATGGAGAAGATCCGTGCGGTGCAGAAGCAGACGGCGGAGGACTACCGTGCGGAGAAGGTGCTCTTTGTCATCATCACGGACGGGGAGGA